One part of the Pseudomonadota bacterium genome encodes these proteins:
- a CDS encoding nitronate monooxygenase gives MTKLKTPLCELLGIEYPILQAGMGGVAFGPLAAAVSKAGGLGTIAAISPTPARVEQEIRLVRGITDKPVCVDIGFPARAPKELSEVSIDTLPGPIQDLTREIEALGVEVKPVDDKAMAVDDAKEKLEICFRHKVEVVACALGTPKWAVDACHEHGVKVISVVGKAAHARSAIRNGADVVVVQGTEGGGHTGDVGLITLLAEVLEFATVPVVAAGGIVNGAQVAAALTQGAQGVWLGTRFISTPESSVGPNYKQSIVDASYDSTIRSLLFDGLYVRQIRNRFTEVWEGREHEMLPYPLQRVVQGPPRFAAAAADLKDHQALPAGQGSSLIRDLDPAGDVLRRLVDETVAALRSVGKRVQF, from the coding sequence ATGACCAAACTCAAGACCCCGCTGTGCGAACTGCTTGGCATCGAATACCCCATCCTGCAGGCCGGCATGGGCGGCGTGGCTTTTGGGCCGCTGGCGGCTGCCGTTTCCAAGGCCGGCGGTCTCGGCACGATCGCCGCCATTTCGCCGACGCCCGCGCGCGTCGAGCAGGAGATCAGGTTGGTGCGCGGCATCACCGACAAGCCGGTATGCGTGGACATCGGCTTTCCGGCACGCGCACCCAAGGAATTGTCGGAAGTCAGCATCGATACGCTGCCCGGCCCGATCCAGGACCTGACGCGCGAGATCGAAGCGCTGGGCGTCGAGGTCAAGCCGGTCGACGACAAGGCCATGGCGGTCGACGACGCCAAGGAGAAACTCGAGATCTGTTTCCGTCACAAGGTGGAAGTGGTGGCCTGCGCACTCGGCACACCGAAGTGGGCAGTCGATGCCTGTCACGAACATGGCGTGAAAGTGATCAGCGTGGTCGGCAAGGCCGCCCATGCGCGTTCCGCGATTCGCAATGGCGCCGACGTGGTGGTGGTGCAAGGCACGGAAGGCGGCGGCCACACCGGCGACGTCGGACTCATCACCCTGCTCGCCGAAGTGCTGGAGTTCGCCACCGTGCCGGTGGTCGCCGCCGGCGGCATCGTCAATGGTGCGCAGGTAGCGGCCGCCTTGACCCAGGGTGCGCAGGGTGTGTGGCTGGGTACGCGCTTCATCAGCACGCCGGAATCGAGCGTCGGTCCGAATTACAAGCAGTCGATCGTCGATGCCTCCTACGACTCGACCATTCGTTCGCTGTTGTTCGACGGTCTCTACGTGCGCCAGATCCGTAATCGCTTCACCGAGGTGTGGGAAGGCCGCGAGCACGAGATGCTGCCCTATCCCCTGCAGCGCGTGGTACAGGGACCGCCACGCTTCGCAGCGGCGGCGGCGGATCTGAAAGATCACCAGGCGCTGCCGGCCGGCCAGGGTTCGAGCCTCATTCGCGATCTCGACCCGGCGGGCGACGTTCTGCGTCGCCTGGTGGACGAGACCGTCGCCGCGCTGCGCAGCGTCGGCAAGCGTGTACAGTTCTGA
- a CDS encoding CoA transferase: MGPLKGIRIIELGGIGPGPFCAALLSDLGADVIRIDRIVPSDSGLAMDPKYMLIHRGMRSIAMDLKKPEAMQAVRRLMAEADAVIEGFRPGVAERLGLGPDDCMAVNPRLVYGRMTGWGQDGPLAQTPGHDINYIALSGVLHSIGSPGGPPVPPLNLTGDFGGGTLYLALGLVSAMLESRGSGRGQVVDAAMVDGSASLMALMYGMRAGGLWIDERGSNRLDSGAPYYGVYETLDGKYIALGSNEARFYNNTLALLGLDASTLPAQEDRTQWPAMRERFAAIFKTRTRDEWCAHFDGKEVCFAPVLSMAEAPEHPHLKARGTFVEFDGVLQPAPAPRFSRTPGAIQRGAPRPGQHSDEALADWGFSAAERATLRAAGAIA, from the coding sequence ATGGGACCACTCAAGGGCATACGCATCATCGAACTCGGCGGCATCGGGCCGGGGCCGTTCTGCGCGGCGCTGCTGTCGGATCTCGGCGCGGATGTGATCCGCATCGATCGCATCGTGCCGTCGGACAGTGGGCTCGCGATGGATCCGAAATACATGCTCATCCATCGCGGCATGCGCTCAATCGCGATGGACCTCAAGAAGCCCGAGGCCATGCAGGCCGTGCGTCGTTTGATGGCCGAAGCCGACGCGGTGATCGAAGGCTTTCGTCCCGGCGTCGCCGAGCGCTTAGGGCTAGGCCCCGACGACTGCATGGCCGTCAATCCGCGCCTGGTCTACGGCCGCATGACCGGCTGGGGCCAGGATGGTCCGCTGGCGCAGACGCCCGGGCACGACATCAACTACATCGCGCTGAGCGGCGTGCTGCACAGCATCGGTTCACCGGGCGGGCCGCCGGTGCCGCCGCTCAACCTCACCGGCGACTTCGGCGGCGGCACACTGTACCTCGCGCTAGGACTCGTCAGCGCCATGCTCGAGAGTCGCGGCAGCGGTCGCGGCCAGGTGGTCGACGCGGCGATGGTCGACGGCAGCGCCTCGCTCATGGCGCTGATGTACGGCATGCGCGCCGGCGGCCTGTGGATCGACGAGCGCGGCAGCAACCGTCTCGATTCCGGCGCGCCCTACTACGGCGTCTACGAAACCTTGGATGGCAAGTACATCGCGCTCGGCTCCAACGAGGCGCGCTTCTACAACAACACCCTCGCGCTGCTCGGCCTCGACGCCTCGACCTTGCCCGCGCAGGAAGATCGCACGCAATGGCCGGCCATGCGCGAACGCTTCGCTGCCATCTTCAAGACCCGCACGCGCGATGAATGGTGCGCGCACTTCGATGGCAAGGAAGTGTGCTTTGCGCCGGTGCTGTCGATGGCCGAGGCGCCCGAACATCCGCACCTCAAGGCGCGCGGCACCTTCGTCGAATTCGACGGCGTGCTGCAGCCGGCGCCGGCGCCGCGCTTCAGTCGTACGCCGGGCGCCATACAGCGCGGCGCGCCGCGCCCGGGACAGCACAGCGACGAGGCGCTCGCCGACTGGGGCTTCAGCGCGGCCGAGCGCGCCACGTTGCGCGCCGCCGGTGCCATTGCCTGA
- a CDS encoding MaoC family dehydratase produces the protein MAGKYYEELEPGLVIEHSIRRTVAEYDNTLFSAITHNLAPLHLDEEYSKTTMYGGRIINSMFTLALICGVTVGELTQGTTMGNLGFEGVKFPNPLFPGDTVTTKTEILDRRESKKYPQAGIVTFKHIGYNQKGDVVCEATRLGMMLKKPA, from the coding sequence ATGGCTGGCAAGTACTACGAAGAACTCGAACCCGGGCTCGTCATCGAGCATTCCATCCGCCGCACCGTCGCCGAGTACGACAACACGCTGTTCTCGGCCATCACCCACAACCTCGCGCCGCTGCATCTCGACGAGGAATATTCCAAGACCACCATGTATGGCGGGCGCATCATCAACAGCATGTTCACGCTGGCGCTGATCTGCGGCGTGACGGTCGGTGAACTCACCCAGGGCACGACCATGGGCAATCTCGGTTTCGAAGGCGTGAAGTTTCCGAACCCGCTGTTCCCCGGCGATACCGTCACCACCAAGACCGAGATCCTCGACCGGCGCGAGTCGAAGAAATATCCGCAGGCCGGCATCGTCACCTTCAAGCACATCGGCTACAACCAGAAGGGCGACGTGGTGTGCGAGGCGACGCGCCTCGGCATGATGCTGAAGAAACCCGCTTGA